The Leptospira wolbachii serovar Codice str. CDC genome segment ATCTTTTACAAACAGAATCCAAAAAAGCAAAAATCTCTGTCATTCGTCTGACCGATATCCAAACCAAACCTCGCCTCTTCTCTACCTTTATGTTGTCTCTTCTCACGGAAATTTATGCAAGTTTTCCCGAAGAAGGCGATTTAGAAAAACCGAAACTTGTTTTATTCATTGATGAAGCGCATTTGGTTTTTGATGAAGCTTCGAGTGATCTACTCAAACAATTGGAAACCATGGTGCGTCTCATCCGTTCCAAAGGTGTGGGAATTATTTTTTGTACACAATCTCCCACAGACCTACCCAAAGAAATTTTGGGCCAACTGGGTCTCAAAGTCCAACATGCACTTCGCGCCTTTACAGCGAACGACCGCAAGGCGATCAAAACGGCTTCTGAAAATTATCCCGAAACAGAATTTTATGATACCAAAGAAGTGATCACCGAACTGGGAATTGGCGAGGCCTTCATTACAGCTCTCAGCCCCAAAGGAAGCCCCACTCCTCTCGTTCGCACTTTGCTTGCCCCACCAGCTTCGCGGATGGGAATTTTAAACCCGGACGAACTGGACGCAAAAATTAAAAAATCAGATTTGGTGAAAAAATACCAGACCACTCTCGACCGAGAAAGCGCCCACGAAATGCTTTCTAAAAAAATGGAAACCATAGCTGACGAAACCGAAGCCGCCGAAGAAGAGAGTGGCGAAAAAAGAACCAAATCCAAACGGGCCAAGGAAAAGGAAGACCCCAGTTTTGTGGAAACGCTCTCTAAAAATCCGCTAGCACGGGAAGTCGGCCGCACTGTAGCCAAAGAGGTCACCCGAGGACTTCTAGGAATGCTTGGGGTGACGCCAAAACGGGGTTCGAAACGGAAGAAAACAGGGCTTTTCGGGTTCTAACCCTCTTTTAGCACTCTTTGCTTGAAAGTGCTTGACAAATCCATAGCCGAATTCTTTCATGGGAATCAGGTTTAGCACTCTTTTCGAAATGGTGCTAAACCTGAAATGATTAGCAGATTGCATAC includes the following:
- a CDS encoding helicase HerA-like domain-containing protein; translated protein: MAKKSDAFVSKINEGYPTKGSLYLGSGIFDGETHKEATVSIPLSTLNRHGLIAGATGTGKTKTLQLLTESLSEAGVPVVLMDIKGDLSGLAEPGEENDKIKERTKALGIDWKPSSYPVEFLSLSQEPGVRLRATIAEFGPVLISRILELNDTQGSVVSLVFKYCDDLGLPILDTKDFKKALQYINDAGKEELEKEYGTVSSQSISIILRKLIELEGQGGEDFFGEPSFDVNDLLQTESKKAKISVIRLTDIQTKPRLFSTFMLSLLTEIYASFPEEGDLEKPKLVLFIDEAHLVFDEASSDLLKQLETMVRLIRSKGVGIIFCTQSPTDLPKEILGQLGLKVQHALRAFTANDRKAIKTASENYPETEFYDTKEVITELGIGEAFITALSPKGSPTPLVRTLLAPPASRMGILNPDELDAKIKKSDLVKKYQTTLDRESAHEMLSKKMETIADETEAAEEESGEKRTKSKRAKEKEDPSFVETLSKNPLAREVGRTVAKEVTRGLLGMLGVTPKRGSKRKKTGLFGF